The following coding sequences are from one Anolis sagrei isolate rAnoSag1 chromosome 6, rAnoSag1.mat, whole genome shotgun sequence window:
- the LOC132777986 gene encoding sulfotransferase 1 family member D1-like, protein MKPEGRVERPPLISVKGVPMIKYFAEVMEEVDKFQAHPGDLLISTYPKCGTTWISEVIDLIYKEGNVEACREKPIYMRVPFLEFSVPDVLSGIEQLKKAPRPCLIKTHLPVQLLPKSFWEKNCKMIYVARNAKDVAVSYYFFHQMAVVHPDPGTWEEFLEKFMAGDISFGSWYDHVKGWWDKRKEQRMLYLFYEDLKEDPRREIRKVLEFLERPIDEKVVEKIAHLTSFKEMSQNPMANYTSIPKEVMDHSISPFMRKGITGDWKNYFTVAQNERFDADYKRQMEGSTLHFRTEI, encoded by the exons ATGAAGCCAGAAGGACGAGTGGAGCGCCCGCCACTGATCTCTGTCAAGGGGGTCCCCATGATAAAGTACTTTGCTGAAGTCATGGAGGAAGTTGACAAGTTTCAAGCACATCCAGGCGACTTGCTGATCTCTACATACCCCAAATGTG GAACGACGTGGATCAGTGAAGTCATAGACTTGATCTACAAAGAAGGCAATGTGGAGGCATGCAGAGAGAAACCCATCTATATGCGAGTCCCTTTCTTGGAGTTTTCTGTTCCTGATGTATTGTCAG gCATTGAACAGCTTAAAAAAGCACCCCGCCCATGTCTAATCAAAACCCATCTTCCTGTCCAATTGCTTCCCAAATCATTCTGGGAAAAGAACTGTAAG ATGATCTATGTGGCCAGAAATGCCAAAGATGTGGCTGTCTCCTATTACTTCTTCCATCAAATGGCAGTAGTTCATCCTGATCCTGGAACATGGGAAGAATTCCTGGAGAAATTTATGGCTGGAGATA TCTCTTTTGGATCCTGGTATGACCATGTCAAGGGCTGGTGGGACAAGAGGAAAGAACAAAGGATGCTTTACCTCTTCTATGAAGACCTGAAAGAG GATCCACGACGGGAGATCCGTAAAGTATTGGAGTTCTTGGAGAGGCCCATCGATGAAAAAGTGGTGGAAAAGATTGCTCATCTTACGTCCTTCAAAGAAATGAGTCAGAATCCCATGGCCAATTATACAAGCATCCCCAAGGAGGTTATGGACCACTCCATCTCCCCTTTCATGAGGAAAG GAATCACCGGTGACTGGAAGAACTATTTCACAGTGGCCCAAAATGAGCGCTTTGATGCTGATTATAAGAGGCAAATGGAAGGATCGACACTGCATTTCCGGACGGAGATTTGA